Part of the Streptomyces sp. f51 genome is shown below.
CGAGCGCCCGCCGCCGAGCACCCGCACACCCGAGAGGGTGCGCAGGTGCCCGGCGACATGGCCGCCCAGATAGCCGGTGAAGCCCAGGACGAGAATGCGCATGCGGTGGTCAGGCTCCCTTGAGCAACAGCGACTTGCGGGTGGTGAACTCGGCGTTGGCCCGGTCGTAGTCGTCCGGGCGGCCGATGTCGAGCCAGTACCCGTCGAACGCGTAGGCGTGCGGCTCGTCGCCGGTGCGCAGCAGATCGAGGACCAGTTCGTCGAAGCCCAGCGGCAGTCCCGGTGTGTAGTTCCCGAGCGTGGAGCGCGACAGGCCGTACACGCCCATGGAGACGCGGTAGTCCATGCTCGGCTTCTCGGTGAAGGCGACCACCTTGCGGTCGTCGGTGGTCAGCACGCCGAAGTCGATGCGCACCTTGCGCGCGTACGTCGCGATGGTCAACGGCGCGCCCGCGCGGCGGTGTTCGTTCAGGACGTCGCCGAAGTCCAGATCGGTGAGCACGTCGCCGTTCATCACGAGGAACGACTCGGGCAGCCGGTCGAGCATCGTCAGCAGCGGTCCGATGGTGCCGAGCGGACTCTCCTCGGTGGAGTAGTCCACGGCCAGGCCCCATTGGGAGCCGTCGCCGACGTAGGCGCGGATGATCTCGCCCAGATGACCGATGGCGATGGTGCAGCTCGTGAAGCCGCACGAGGCGAGCTGGCGGAGCACGATCTCCAGGATGGCGTGCTGGTCGCCGATCGGAACGAGGGGCTTGGGCAGGGCGGTGGTGTAGGGCCGGAGCCGGACGCCCTTGCCTCCCGCCAGAATCACTGCGTGCATGAGGTTCTTTTCCTTCGTGGGAGGTGCTGGACGGGTCAGATGTTGTAGATGCCGGTCTTGTAGCGGGCCAGGTTCGCCGGTTCGCGGAAGAACTCGACGGTCCGCGCGAGGCCTTGCTCCAGATCGTGGCCGGGGCTCCAGCCGGTCGCCGCGGCCAGCCGGCTCGCGTCGGCGACGAGCCGCATCACCTCGGAGTTGGCGGGCCGGATGCGACCGGCGTCCTCGCGCACGTCCAGGGCGGTGTCCATCACCTTGCCGATGAGCGCCACCAGGTCGCCGACCGAGATCTCGCCGCCCGTACCGGCGTTGAGGGTCTTGCCCACGACCCGGTCCGCGGGTGCCGTGCCCACGGCGAGGAACGCCTGCGCGGTGTCCTCGACGAACGTGAAGTCGCGGGTGGGCCGCAGATCGCCGAGGGTGATGACCCGTTCGCCCGCGGCCACCTGGCCGATGACGGTGGGGATGACCGCGCGCATCGACTGGCGCGGGCCGAAGGTGTTGAACGGGCGCAGCGTCACCACCGGTGTGCCGAAACTCGCGTGGTAGCTGTCGGCCAGCCGGTCCGCGCCCGCCTTCGAAGCGGCGTACGGGGACTGGGTGTTGATGGGGTGGTCCTCGGTGATCGGCACGGTCTGCGCGGTGCCGTAGGTCTCGCTGGTCGAGGTGTGCACGAGCCGCGGTGTGCCGAGCGCGCGCACCGCCTCCAGCACGTTGAGGGTGCCGGTGACGTTGGTGTCCACGTAACTGTGCGGAGCCTGGTAGGAGTACGGGATCGCGATGAGCGCGGCCAAGTGGTAGACGCAGTCGGCGCCTTCGGCCAGTCCGCGGACCGAACCCGGGTCCCGGACGTCGCCCAGGACGATGTCCACCTGGTCCAGGACATCGGGGTGCAGTGTCTCCAGCCAGCCGTACGAGGAGAAGGAGTTGTACTGCGCCATGGCCCTCACCCGGTGCCCTGAGGCGACCAGTGCCTCGGTGAGGTGGGAGCCGATGAAACCCTCGGCTCCGGTGACGGCGGCGAGCGGTTGGGTGGTCAACTCGTTGGTCCTTCCGGTTGGTTGCTCATGTGATGGGTGATGCGGACGAAGGCACGGTGGCCCTCCGGACGTGTCCGGGCGGGCCGTGCGGGGTGGTTCAGGCGTGCGGCGCCGGGCGTCCCAGCAGCCGCACGGCGCAGGCCGTGAGACACAGGCAGGCGGTGCCGCAGGACAGCGTCAGGACGACGGGGCCGGGCAGCGCACGGAGCGCGACGGCCGAGGCGGCGGCGACGGCCGCCGCGAGACAGACCGCGGCCGGCTGCCAGGCCGCTCCGAAGGCCTGGAGCAGCAGAGCGGTCCACAACGTCGCCGCGAGCAGCAGCAGCGGGGCCGGCTCCGCGCCGGTGAGCAGGGCCGCGGGCAGCAGCGGAAGCACGTACGACAGCAGACAGAGCCCGAGGACGCCGGTCGAGCGCAGCAGGAAGGCCGCCGGGGTCGCGGTCGCCCGCAGCGCGGACACGGACATCCCGCGGTACCGGTACAGCAGCCACTCCGCCGGGCCCATGCTCAGGGTCAGTACGACCACGGCGTACGGATGCTGCCGGCCCTCCAGCAGCACCAGCACCCCGGCGGAGAACCCGAACACGCCGTACGGCAGCGACCGCAGCGGCGACGGGCGTGCTCCGCCCGGAGCCGGGGAGACTCCGAGCGCGGCCCGCAGCGCCCAGCCCGCCGCAGCGACCGAGCCGAGCACGGACAGCAGAGGGAGGGCGACGCGCGGCACGGTCCCGGGATCCCACCAGGGCAGCGCCGCCGCACCCGCGACGAGCGGGGCCAGCGCGGCCAGCAGCAGCCGCTCCCCGCCCAGCACGAGCAGCACCCCCGCCGCCGAGAGGTACACCGACTGCGCCGCGGCGACCTCGATCGCCGTGCCGGAGCCGGCGAGCAGTGCCCCCGACCCCGTCGCGGCGAGCGCGCCGAGCGGTGCGCCCTTGAGCAGCGTCAGGCCCGCCTCGCGGCGGCCCGTGGCCATGCGCAGATACGCGCGGTGCCCGAGCGCCTGGCCCCAGGCCCAGGAGACGAGACCGGCCGGCACCAGGACGTCGAGGTCCCGGCCCGCGTGCCACAGCCCGCCGGTCAGC
Proteins encoded:
- a CDS encoding GDP-mannose 4,6-dehydratase, which codes for MTTQPLAAVTGAEGFIGSHLTEALVASGHRVRAMAQYNSFSSYGWLETLHPDVLDQVDIVLGDVRDPGSVRGLAEGADCVYHLAALIAIPYSYQAPHSYVDTNVTGTLNVLEAVRALGTPRLVHTSTSETYGTAQTVPITEDHPINTQSPYAASKAGADRLADSYHASFGTPVVTLRPFNTFGPRQSMRAVIPTVIGQVAAGERVITLGDLRPTRDFTFVEDTAQAFLAVGTAPADRVVGKTLNAGTGGEISVGDLVALIGKVMDTALDVREDAGRIRPANSEVMRLVADASRLAAATGWSPGHDLEQGLARTVEFFREPANLARYKTGIYNI
- a CDS encoding sugar phosphate nucleotidyltransferase is translated as MHAVILAGGKGVRLRPYTTALPKPLVPIGDQHAILEIVLRQLASCGFTSCTIAIGHLGEIIRAYVGDGSQWGLAVDYSTEESPLGTIGPLLTMLDRLPESFLVMNGDVLTDLDFGDVLNEHRRAGAPLTIATYARKVRIDFGVLTTDDRKVVAFTEKPSMDYRVSMGVYGLSRSTLGNYTPGLPLGFDELVLDLLRTGDEPHAYAFDGYWLDIGRPDDYDRANAEFTTRKSLLLKGA